One segment of Streptomyces sp. NBC_00576 DNA contains the following:
- a CDS encoding response regulator — MPGVSGRVLVVDDNKVIRQLIRVNLELEGFEVVTAADGAECLDVVHQVCPDVVTLDVAMPRLDGLGTAARLRADPRTRDLPLAIISACTQYEVEAGLDVGVDAFLAKPFDPAELISLVRRLAERGRDDAPFESALAPPLGAPSETERVGRAASG, encoded by the coding sequence GTGCCGGGCGTGTCCGGCCGGGTGCTTGTTGTGGACGACAACAAGGTGATCCGGCAGCTGATCAGGGTCAACCTCGAACTGGAGGGTTTCGAGGTCGTGACCGCGGCTGATGGTGCCGAGTGTCTGGATGTCGTTCATCAGGTGTGCCCCGATGTCGTCACCCTCGACGTCGCGATGCCTCGGCTCGATGGTCTGGGCACCGCCGCTCGGCTGCGCGCCGACCCCCGTACCCGCGACCTGCCCCTCGCCATCATCAGCGCCTGTACGCAGTACGAGGTCGAGGCCGGGCTCGATGTCGGGGTCGACGCGTTTCTCGCCAAGCCGTTCGATCCCGCCGAACTCATCAGCCTCGTACGGCGGTTGGCGGAGCGGGGGCGAGACGACGCCCCCTTCGAGAGCGCCCTCGCACCACCCCTCGGCGCCCCGAGCGAGACCGAGCGCGTCGGCCGGGCCGCCAGCGGCTGA
- the nrtL gene encoding ArgS-related anticodon-binding protein NrtL, with amino-acid sequence MTPVELSRTVLCAVRRAVDAGELSVAVPARAVVSAPGPGGTGDYATNIALQLARPAGRTPRHVAEVLRDRISAAPGVRGVEITGPGFLNISLDSAAPAALVREIRTQGLRYGHSDALAGQVLSVRLPVAHEPRAEVVADALVRIAATQGARAHLHRGTGTHDDDVAPQGARAHLHPGTGAHEDEDDVESVDLRTLPPAPRDPTPLGPDAARWALLHPAPHDRPRIGAEHLVQRERNPLFRVRYAYARTRALGRNAADLGFTAYAGDLTDVPPPPLLAVLADHPRQLLGAATHRAPDRLARHLVTLADATLAFLPTVLPLGDEKPSAAHRARLALVEAAGTVLAGGLSLLGIDAPEHL; translated from the coding sequence GTGACCCCCGTCGAGCTCTCCCGTACCGTGCTGTGCGCGGTGCGTCGTGCTGTCGACGCGGGAGAGCTGAGTGTCGCCGTCCCCGCACGCGCCGTCGTTTCCGCGCCCGGGCCTGGTGGTACCGGGGACTACGCCACCAACATCGCGCTGCAGCTGGCCAGGCCCGCAGGCCGCACCCCCCGCCACGTCGCCGAAGTCCTGCGCGACCGGATCAGCGCCGCCCCCGGCGTCCGTGGCGTCGAGATCACCGGGCCCGGGTTCCTCAACATCAGCCTCGACAGCGCCGCCCCCGCAGCCCTCGTACGTGAGATCCGCACCCAGGGTCTGCGCTACGGGCACAGCGACGCCCTCGCCGGACAGGTGCTGTCGGTGCGGCTCCCCGTCGCGCACGAACCCCGGGCCGAAGTCGTCGCCGACGCGCTCGTACGGATCGCCGCCACCCAAGGCGCCCGCGCCCATCTCCACCGCGGCACCGGCACTCATGACGATGACGTTGCCCCCCAAGGCGCCCGCGCCCATCTCCACCCCGGCACCGGCGCCCACGAGGATGAGGACGACGTCGAAAGCGTCGACCTCCGCACCCTTCCCCCCGCCCCCCGCGACCCCACCCCCCTCGGCCCCGACGCCGCCCGCTGGGCACTCCTGCACCCCGCCCCGCACGACCGGCCCCGTATCGGCGCCGAGCATCTGGTCCAGCGGGAGAGGAATCCCCTCTTCCGGGTGCGGTACGCCTACGCCCGTACCCGCGCCCTCGGTCGCAACGCCGCCGACCTCGGCTTCACCGCGTACGCCGGTGACCTCACCGACGTACCACCACCCCCTCTTCTTGCTGTCCTCGCCGACCACCCCCGCCAACTCCTCGGCGCCGCCACCCATCGCGCCCCGGACCGGCTTGCCCGGCATCTCGTCACCCTTGCCGATGCCACACTCGCCTTCCTGCCCACCGTGCTGCCGCTCGGCGACGAGAAACC